The genomic region CGGACTCAACGGATGAACTCACCCGCGCGGGCCGCCAGGTCCAGCACCGGTCCGGGAACCAGACCGAGCACCACCGTGGCGGCGAGACCCAGCGCGACGGCGGCCGTGGTCTGCCACCCGGGCAGGGCCACGTCCGGAGCGTCCTCCGGCAGGTCCGAGAAGAACATCAGCACGATCACCCGGACGTAGAAGAACGCGGCGACCAGGCTGCACAGCACCGCCACCACGACCAGCGGCCAGGCGCCACCGGTCCAGGCCGCGGTGAACACCGCCCACTTGCCGGTGAAGCCCGAGGTCAGCGGGATGCCGGCGAAAGCGAGCAGAAAAATGGCGAAGATGCCGGCCAGCAGCGGCGACTTCTTGCCCAGCCCGGCCCACCGGGACAGGTGGGTGGCCTCGCCGCCCGCGTCCCGGACCAGCGTGACCACGGCGAAGGCGCCGACGGTCGCGAAGCCGTAGGTGACCAGGTAGAACAGCACCGCCTGGGTCGAGGTGATCCCGTTGGTCACCCCGCTGCCGGTCTGCGCCAGGCCGACGAACGCGGTGAGCAGGAAGCCCGCGTGCGCGATCGACGAGTAGGCCAGCATGCGCTTCACGTCGGTCTGGGTGATCGCGACGATCGAGCCGACCACCATGGTGAGGATCGCGACGACCCACATCATCGGCGCCCAGTCCCACCGGGTACCGCCGAGGGCGACGTAGAAGACCCGCATCAGCCCGATGAACGCGGCGATCTTGGTGCAGGCCGCCATGAACCCGGTGACCGGGGTCGGCGCGCCCTGGTAGACGTCCGGCGTCCAGGAGTGGAACGGCACCGCGCCGACCTTGAACAACAGGCCGACCGCGAGCAGGGCGGTTCCGGCCAGCAGGATCGCGTCGCCGCCGGTCTTGGTGGCCAGCGCGTCGGCGATGCCGCCGAGCGACATGGTGCCGGCGTACCCGTACAGCAGGGCGATGCCGAACAGCAGGAACGCCGAGGCGAACGAGCCGAGCAGGAAGTACTTCATCGCCGCTTCCTGCGAGATCAGCCGGCGGCGCCGGGCCAGCCCGCAGAGCAGGTACAGCGGCAGCGAGAAGACCTCGAGCGCGACGAACAGCAGCAGCAGGTCGTTGGAGGCCGCGAACAGCATCATGCCGCCGATCGCGAACAGCGTCAGCGGGAAGACCTCGCTGTGCTCGACCCGGGCCGCAGTGCCCTCGCGCTCGGCCTCGCTGCCCGGGATCGCGGCCGCCTGGCCGGCGAACGCCGACAGGCCACCGTCGATCGAGCGCTCGGCGAACAGCAGCACGCTGATCAGCGTCAGGGCCAGCAGGATCACCCAGGTGAACAGCGCCGGGCCGTCGACCGAGATCGCGCCCTGAGCGGCGATCAGCTTGGTGTCGTCGGCCATCAGCAGCACGGTCAGTACGCCGGCCACCAGCAGGGCGACGACCGTGATCGCCACCTGGACCAGGTGCCGCCAGGCCCGCGGCAGGAACGCCTCGACGAGCACGCCGAGGCACGCCGCACCGAAGATCACGAACAACGGCATCAGCTCGTTGTACTCGATCTTGGGCGCGACGAAGTCCGCCAGCGGCGCCGCCAGCACAGTCTGCGCCGACAGATTGAAGCTCACTTCTGTCCCTCCGTCACGGGGATCTCCGGGGCCTTGTCAGTGACACCCACGCGCTGCATCGTCGACTCCACCGCGGGCTTGATGATGTCCACCACCGGCTTGGGGTAGATCCCGAAACCGACGATCAGCAGCGCCAGCGGCGCGATCGCGAGCACCTCGCGGGCGTTCAGGTCCTTCAGCTTCTCGATCCCGTCGCGGACCGGCCCGGTCATCAGGCGCTGGTACATGATCAGGATGTAGAGCGCGGCCAGCACGATGCCGAGCACCGCGACCACGGCGATCACCTTGTGCCGGCTGAAGGTGCCGGCCAGCACCATGAACTCGCTGATGAACGGCGACAGACCCGGCAGCGCGAGGCTGGACAGGCCGGCGAACAGGAACGTGCCGGCCAGCACCGGGGCCACCTTCTCCACGCCGCCGTAGTCCGCGATCCGGGCCGAGCCGCGGCGCGAGATCAGGTACCCGGCGACCAGGAACAGCGCCGCGGTCGAGAGTCCGTGGTTGAACATGTAGAGCGTCGAGCCGGTCATGCCCTGCGAGGTCAGCGCGAAGATGCCCATCACGATGAACCCGAAGTGCGAGATCGAGGTGTAGGCGATCAGCCGCTTGATGTCGGTCTGCCCGATCGCCACCAGCGCGCCGTACAGCACGCTGATCAGCGCCAGCACCAGGACCACCGGGGTGGCCCACTCCGACGCGTTCGGGAACAGCCCCAGGCAGAACCGGATCATGCCGAAGGTGCCGATCTTGTCCAGGATGCCGACCAGCAGCACCGACGTGCCCGGCGTCGCCTCGGCGGCGGCGTCCGGCAGCCAGGTGTGGAACGGCACCATCGGCGCCTTCACCGCGAAGGCGAAGAAGAAGCCGAGGAACAGCCAGCGCTCGGTGTTCTGGCTCATGTCGACCTTGATCAGGTCGGTGAGCAGGTACGACGGCTCGCCGCTCTTGGCCGAGACGACGTACAGGCCGACCACCGACGCCAGCATCAGCAGACCGCCGAGCAGCGAGTAGAGCAGGAACTTCACCGCCGCGTACGACCGCTGCGCGCCACCGAAGCCGCCGATCAGGAAGTACATCGGGATCAGCGTGGCCTCGAACAGCACGTAGAACAGGAACACGTCGGTGGCGGCGAACACGCCCAGCGACAGCACCTCGAGGGCCAGGATCCAGGCGAAGAAGGACTTCTCCGACCAGCGCCCGCCCTTGGCGTCGTTCCAGGACGCCAGCTGGACGATCGGGGTGAGCAGTGCGGTCAGCACGATCAGCACCAGGCCGACCCCGTCGAGGCCGAGCGCGTAGTGCGCGCCGAACGCCTCGATCCAGGTGTGGGTCTCCTCGTAGTCGGCCGCCCCGTTGCGGTGGTAGCCGACCGTGATCACCAGGGTCAGGGCCAGGGTGGCCAGCGAGAAGCCCAGCGACACCTGCTTGGCGAGCAGGCCGCTGGCCTTGGGCACCGCCATCGTGACCAGGGCTCCCACGAACGGCAGGAGCAGGAGAAACGTCAGCCAACCGATGTTCACGACAACCTCACCGCGAGGAGGGCGACGACCACGAAAGCGGCGCCGAAGACCATGCTGAGTGCGTACGAACGGACGAAGCCCGTCTGGAACCGGCGGAGCCGGCCGGACAGCCCGCCGAAGAGTGCGGCCAGCCCGTTCACCAGGCCGTCGACGCCCCGGTTGTCGAGCCAGACCAGGGTCCGGGTGAGGTACTGGCCCGGACGCATCAGGACCGCCTCGTTCAGCGCGTCGCCGTACAGGTCACGGCGGGCGAAGGTGGTGACCGGCGAGACCTTGACCGGCGCCTCGCGCGGGATCTCGTGGCGGTACCGCAGGAAACCGATCGCGGCACCGACGGCGACCACGGCGACCGTGATCAGCGTCATCACCAGCGCGCTGACCGGCGGGTGGTGCTCCTCGTGACCGACCACCGGCTCCAGCCAGTGCACGATCCAGTGGCCGCCGAGGAAGTACAGCGCACCACCGAAGACCGACAGCACCGCCAGCACGATCAGCGGGACCGTCATCGACGACGGCGACTCGTGCGGGTGCACGTCCTCGGCCCAGCGCTTCTTGCCGAAGAACGTCATCATCATCAGCCGGGTCATGTAGAACGCGGTGATGCCGGCGGCCAGCAGAGCGCACAGACCGATCACGAAGTTCTCCGCGAACGCGGCCTCGATGATCTTGTCCTTGCTCCAGAAGCCGGCGAAGCCCGGGAACCCGATGATCGCCAGGTAGCCCATCGCGAAGGTGACGAAGGTGACCTTCATCGACAGGCGCAGCGCGCCGTAGTGGCGCATGTTCACGTCGTCGTTCATGCCGTGCATCACCGAGCCGGCGCCGAGGAACATGTTGGCCTTGAAGAAGCCGTGCGTGATCAGGTGGAAGATCGCGAACACGTAGCCCGCCGGGCCGAGGCCGGCGGCGAGCATCATGTAACCGATCTGGCTCATCGTCGAACCGGCGAGCGCCTTCTTGAT from Kribbella flavida DSM 17836 harbors:
- the nuoN gene encoding NADH-quinone oxidoreductase subunit NuoN — its product is MPLFVIFGAACLGVLVEAFLPRAWRHLVQVAITVVALLVAGVLTVLLMADDTKLIAAQGAISVDGPALFTWVILLALTLISVLLFAERSIDGGLSAFAGQAAAIPGSEAEREGTAARVEHSEVFPLTLFAIGGMMLFAASNDLLLLFVALEVFSLPLYLLCGLARRRRLISQEAAMKYFLLGSFASAFLLFGIALLYGYAGTMSLGGIADALATKTGGDAILLAGTALLAVGLLFKVGAVPFHSWTPDVYQGAPTPVTGFMAACTKIAAFIGLMRVFYVALGGTRWDWAPMMWVVAILTMVVGSIVAITQTDVKRMLAYSSIAHAGFLLTAFVGLAQTGSGVTNGITSTQAVLFYLVTYGFATVGAFAVVTLVRDAGGEATHLSRWAGLGKKSPLLAGIFAIFLLAFAGIPLTSGFTGKWAVFTAAWTGGAWPLVVVAVLCSLVAAFFYVRVIVLMFFSDLPEDAPDVALPGWQTTAAVALGLAATVVLGLVPGPVLDLAARAGEFIR
- the nuoL gene encoding NADH-quinone oxidoreductase subunit L — encoded protein: MSHELAWLLVAIPAVSAAILLLGGKATNAWGHLLGTAASLASFVCGALLFFQMQGHDAEERSETVKLFEWFSVGSVRVDVTLLVDQLSILFVLLITGVGSLIHIYSIGYMSHDPRRRRFFAYLNLFIAAMLLLVLAADYLLVFVGWEGVGLASYLLIGFWQDRHSAATAAKKAFVVNRVGDIGLSLAVMSMWALFGSSAFATVNAGAEGLSSTWATLLGLMLLLAACGKSAQVPLQSWLLDAMEGPTPVSALIHAATMVTAGVYLVTRSSAIYEHTEVASTAVVIVGTVTVLAGAIIGCAKDDIKKALAGSTMSQIGYMMLAAGLGPAGYVFAIFHLITHGFFKANMFLGAGSVMHGMNDDVNMRHYGALRLSMKVTFVTFAMGYLAIIGFPGFAGFWSKDKIIEAAFAENFVIGLCALLAAGITAFYMTRLMMMTFFGKKRWAEDVHPHESPSSMTVPLIVLAVLSVFGGALYFLGGHWIVHWLEPVVGHEEHHPPVSALVMTLITVAVVAVGAAIGFLRYRHEIPREAPVKVSPVTTFARRDLYGDALNEAVLMRPGQYLTRTLVWLDNRGVDGLVNGLAALFGGLSGRLRRFQTGFVRSYALSMVFGAAFVVVALLAVRLS
- a CDS encoding NADH-quinone oxidoreductase subunit M: MNIGWLTFLLLLPFVGALVTMAVPKASGLLAKQVSLGFSLATLALTLVITVGYHRNGAADYEETHTWIEAFGAHYALGLDGVGLVLIVLTALLTPIVQLASWNDAKGGRWSEKSFFAWILALEVLSLGVFAATDVFLFYVLFEATLIPMYFLIGGFGGAQRSYAAVKFLLYSLLGGLLMLASVVGLYVVSAKSGEPSYLLTDLIKVDMSQNTERWLFLGFFFAFAVKAPMVPFHTWLPDAAAEATPGTSVLLVGILDKIGTFGMIRFCLGLFPNASEWATPVVLVLALISVLYGALVAIGQTDIKRLIAYTSISHFGFIVMGIFALTSQGMTGSTLYMFNHGLSTAALFLVAGYLISRRGSARIADYGGVEKVAPVLAGTFLFAGLSSLALPGLSPFISEFMVLAGTFSRHKVIAVVAVLGIVLAALYILIMYQRLMTGPVRDGIEKLKDLNAREVLAIAPLALLIVGFGIYPKPVVDIIKPAVESTMQRVGVTDKAPEIPVTEGQK